A stretch of the Desulfobacter sp. genome encodes the following:
- the yedF gene encoding sulfurtransferase-like selenium metabolism protein YedF — protein MKKEIDCRNMDCPAPVLETKNCIETEKGLTQIRVIVDNDAAVENVSRFLSYNGFEVGVNSDGRSSTVQGLRDEAHGDISQANQSSGPALTGEDNPDPAQRIMVMISADTLGKEDDELGRKLMINFIKTLKEMGEDLWRLVFVNCGVKLAIEESAVIEELKAFEADGITILVCGTCLTHLSLMEKKAVGQTTNMLDIVTAMQLADKVVNL, from the coding sequence ATGAAAAAAGAGATTGATTGCAGGAATATGGACTGCCCGGCCCCGGTACTAGAAACAAAAAACTGCATTGAAACTGAAAAAGGGCTCACCCAGATCAGGGTCATTGTTGACAATGACGCGGCAGTGGAAAATGTCAGCCGGTTTTTATCCTACAACGGATTTGAGGTGGGCGTGAACTCAGACGGCAGGTCTTCCACTGTCCAAGGATTGAGGGACGAGGCCCATGGAGATATATCCCAGGCAAATCAAAGTTCAGGACCAGCCCTGACCGGTGAAGATAACCCCGATCCCGCCCAGCGAATCATGGTGATGATTTCCGCCGATACCCTTGGCAAAGAGGATGACGAGCTTGGCCGCAAGCTTATGATCAACTTCATCAAAACCCTCAAGGAAATGGGAGAGGATCTCTGGCGCCTGGTCTTTGTCAATTGCGGGGTAAAACTTGCCATTGAGGAATCTGCCGTAATAGAGGAACTTAAGGCCTTTGAGGCCGATGGTATTACGATCCTGGTCTGCGGAACCTGCCTGACCCATCTAAGTCTGATGGAGAAAAAAGCGGTGGGCCAGACCACCAATATGCTGGATATTGTCACCGCCATGCAGCTTGCCGACAAGGTGGTGAATCTATAA
- a CDS encoding efflux RND transporter periplasmic adaptor subunit produces the protein MRSPNGFVLILFSVFLSGIAAMGCDRQQAFSPPPPVPEVAFIRIEPQPLMLTTELPGRTSAWEVAQIRPQVSGLVQERLFTEGANVKKGQALYHIDPAPFQVALDNARANHLASQRTADRERAALQASIADLARLEANLDLALKNRERYETLFEKKVVSTIQRDQFVTEAKAAAAAFSAAQAQVESRRGAVAAALAGIQQAEAMMKTARINLSYTRIIAPISGRIGMSAVTRGAMVTAYQAQALAIIQQMDPIYVDVPQSTTQLLRLRKRLEQGRISQDGSGQNKVGLILEDGTAYPVQGVLEFQDITVDPTTGSVILRVVFSNPDNLLLPGMFVRASVKEGTHDRAVLIPQQSVSRDPKGNPVIFTLDDDNKVRAKMLTLDRAIGDQWLVSSGLLRGDRLIVEGIQKVRPGALVRPVPLEPGPVAKEQKKDNPLEKSVDGGQ, from the coding sequence ATGCGCTCACCCAATGGATTTGTTTTAATTTTATTTTCAGTTTTCTTATCCGGTATTGCAGCAATGGGGTGTGACAGGCAGCAGGCATTTTCACCGCCCCCCCCTGTACCTGAGGTGGCCTTTATCCGCATTGAGCCCCAACCTTTGATGCTTACCACGGAACTGCCCGGCCGGACCTCTGCATGGGAGGTGGCCCAGATCCGGCCCCAGGTCAGCGGCCTCGTCCAAGAACGGCTGTTTACAGAAGGGGCCAATGTTAAAAAAGGCCAGGCCCTTTATCATATTGATCCTGCCCCTTTTCAGGTCGCCCTGGACAATGCCCGGGCCAACCATCTGGCCTCTCAACGGACAGCGGACCGTGAACGGGCAGCCCTCCAGGCCAGTATTGCCGATTTGGCAAGGCTTGAGGCAAATCTTGATCTTGCCCTGAAAAACAGGGAAAGATATGAGACCTTGTTTGAAAAAAAGGTGGTCTCTACCATTCAGCGGGACCAGTTCGTGACCGAGGCAAAGGCCGCAGCAGCGGCATTCAGTGCAGCCCAGGCCCAGGTGGAAAGCCGCAGAGGAGCTGTTGCCGCAGCCCTTGCCGGCATCCAGCAGGCCGAAGCCATGATGAAGACAGCACGGATCAATCTGTCTTACACCCGTATCATTGCGCCGATTTCAGGCCGCATCGGAATGTCTGCCGTTACCCGGGGCGCCATGGTGACGGCATACCAGGCCCAGGCCCTGGCAATCATTCAGCAGATGGATCCCATTTATGTGGATGTGCCCCAGTCCACAACCCAGCTGCTCAGGCTGAGAAAGCGGCTGGAACAGGGGCGTATCAGCCAGGACGGGAGCGGCCAGAACAAGGTGGGCCTGATCCTTGAGGATGGTACGGCCTATCCTGTCCAAGGTGTCCTGGAATTTCAGGATATCACCGTGGACCCCACCACAGGCTCAGTTATTCTCAGAGTGGTTTTTTCCAACCCCGACAATTTGCTGCTTCCGGGCATGTTTGTCCGGGCATCCGTAAAAGAGGGGACCCATGACCGGGCGGTTTTGATTCCCCAGCAGTCTGTGTCAAGGGATCCAAAGGGCAATCCTGTTATTTTTACCTTGGATGATGACAATAAAGTCCGTGCCAAAATGCTGACCCTTGACCGGGCCATTGGTGACCAATGGCTGGTTTCATCCGGTCTTTTACGTGGGGACCGCCTGATTGTCGAAGGTATCCAGAAGGTTCGTCCCGGGGCCCTTGTCCGTCCCGTTCCCCTTGAGCCAGGGCCTGTGGCAAAGGAACAAAAGAAGGATAACCCCCTTGAAAAATCCGTGGACGGAGGTCAATAA
- a CDS encoding efflux RND transporter permease subunit, giving the protein MLSKFFLDRPVFAWVIAIVLMVAGGLAIYNLPIAQYPPIAPPSIAIDAFYAGASAETVENSVTQIIEQKMTGFDDMLYLSATSDSSGAARIELTFAPGTDPDLAWAKVQNKLQLAMASLPEVVQRQGVRVSKSTRNYLLVVSLISEDGRMDGNDLRDYAQSTLEKVLARVPGVGEVTTFGTQYAMRVWLDPNKLTNFHLTIEDVMAALKGYNVEVSAGQFGGSPAVKGQRLNASIVVQNLLKTPDEFGAIPLRINPDGSAVRIRDVGRTELGTEQYDVAAHYNGMPAGALAIRQSAGANALATAKAVRDKLDEMSQYFPSGMKVVYPYDTTPFVSVAIEEVFATLLEAIVLVFFVMYLFMGNLRATLIPTIAVPVVILGTFAVLGLFGFSINMLTMFGMVLAIGLLVDDAIVVVENVERIMAEQGLSPREATAKSMTEITSALVGIGLVLSAVFGPMAFFPGSTGVIYRQFSVTIIAAMLLSVAVALILTPVLCASLLKPVPPGHEPADNAVFFMRPFFRWFDRSFFKFRDLYLKLVGHSLARKFRYFMVFLIIVGGMGFLFGKMPTAYLPDEDQGLMFVQAILPANSSLEQTRDVLERVKDHFLENEKEAVESIMTIAGFGFSGRGQNVGMAFVRLRDWELRKSPELKVKAVAGRAMGMFSTIRSAMVFAFAPPAVVELGQANGFDFQLLDRGGIGHRALMASRNQLMGMIAKDPRLTRVRPNGLEDVPEYRIDVDWEKAGALGVAITTINRTISAAFGSAYVNDFIQAGRVKRVFVQADAPFRRLPKDLEKLYVRNTAGKMVPFSAFATGHWTSGSPKLERFNGFPSMNIWGEAASGTSSGEAMTAMEEAVARLPRGVGFDWTGLSYQERMSGSQAPLLYGFSILVIFLCLAALYESWPIPISILMTLPLGVIGGVIASSMNGLPNDVYFQIGLLTILGLTTKNAILIVQFARSRVDEGLGLVEATLEGAKLRLRPIIMTSLAFGFGVLPLALASGAGAGAQRAIGIGVLGGVVTSTLLVILFAPLFYVMIYKLFGKHRGKVSMAHNPDEQGKDINKTGV; this is encoded by the coding sequence ATGCTCTCTAAATTTTTTCTGGACCGTCCTGTTTTTGCCTGGGTCATTGCCATTGTGCTGATGGTGGCAGGCGGTCTTGCCATTTATAATCTGCCCATTGCCCAGTATCCGCCCATAGCTCCCCCCTCCATTGCCATAGATGCCTTTTATGCCGGGGCTTCTGCGGAAACCGTTGAGAACAGCGTGACCCAGATCATCGAACAGAAGATGACCGGTTTTGATGATATGCTCTATCTTTCTGCGACCAGCGATTCTTCAGGGGCCGCCCGAATTGAATTGACCTTTGCGCCGGGGACGGATCCCGACCTTGCCTGGGCCAAGGTACAGAACAAGCTCCAGTTGGCCATGGCCAGTCTTCCCGAGGTTGTCCAGCGCCAGGGGGTGAGGGTGAGCAAGTCCACAAGAAATTATCTGCTCGTGGTCTCCCTGATTTCAGAGGACGGGCGCATGGATGGAAATGATTTAAGGGATTATGCCCAGTCCACCCTGGAAAAGGTGCTGGCCCGGGTGCCGGGTGTGGGCGAAGTGACCACCTTCGGCACCCAGTACGCCATGCGGGTCTGGCTTGATCCCAACAAGCTGACTAATTTTCATCTGACCATTGAGGATGTGATGGCTGCCCTTAAAGGGTATAATGTGGAGGTCTCTGCCGGTCAGTTCGGCGGATCTCCGGCAGTCAAGGGCCAGCGGTTGAACGCCTCCATCGTGGTCCAGAATCTGCTCAAGACTCCGGATGAATTTGGTGCCATTCCCCTTAGAATCAACCCGGACGGCTCTGCGGTTCGGATTCGGGATGTGGGGCGCACCGAGCTTGGAACCGAGCAGTATGATGTGGCAGCCCACTATAATGGGATGCCTGCAGGCGCACTTGCCATCCGTCAGTCTGCCGGGGCCAATGCATTGGCAACGGCCAAAGCCGTCCGGGACAAGCTTGACGAGATGAGTCAGTATTTTCCTTCGGGCATGAAGGTGGTATATCCCTACGATACCACCCCTTTTGTCTCCGTGGCCATTGAAGAGGTTTTTGCCACCCTTTTGGAGGCCATTGTCCTGGTCTTTTTCGTGATGTATCTGTTCATGGGGAATTTGCGGGCCACTTTGATTCCCACCATTGCCGTACCTGTGGTGATTTTGGGAACCTTTGCCGTTCTGGGGCTGTTTGGCTTTTCCATCAATATGCTCACCATGTTTGGCATGGTTCTGGCCATTGGCCTGCTGGTGGATGATGCCATTGTGGTGGTGGAGAATGTGGAGCGGATCATGGCAGAGCAGGGGCTCTCCCCAAGGGAGGCCACAGCCAAATCCATGACGGAAATCACCAGCGCCCTTGTCGGCATCGGGCTTGTTCTTTCGGCTGTTTTCGGGCCCATGGCCTTTTTCCCCGGGTCCACCGGGGTGATTTACCGGCAGTTTTCCGTGACCATCATTGCCGCCATGCTGCTTTCCGTGGCCGTGGCCCTGATCTTGACCCCGGTGCTTTGCGCATCACTTCTCAAACCCGTGCCGCCGGGCCATGAACCCGCGGACAATGCCGTATTTTTCATGCGTCCCTTTTTCAGGTGGTTTGACCGCAGCTTTTTTAAATTCAGGGATCTGTACTTGAAATTGGTGGGCCATTCCCTCGCACGTAAATTTCGATACTTTATGGTTTTTCTCATCATTGTGGGCGGCATGGGATTTTTATTCGGCAAAATGCCCACAGCCTATCTGCCGGATGAGGATCAGGGCCTGATGTTTGTCCAGGCCATTCTCCCTGCAAACTCCAGCCTGGAACAGACCCGTGATGTGCTGGAACGGGTTAAGGATCACTTTCTTGAAAATGAAAAAGAGGCCGTGGAATCCATTATGACCATTGCAGGGTTTGGATTTTCCGGCAGGGGGCAGAATGTGGGAATGGCATTTGTCAGGCTTCGGGACTGGGAATTGCGGAAAAGCCCGGAGTTGAAAGTCAAGGCTGTTGCCGGCAGGGCCATGGGGATGTTTTCAACCATCCGGTCGGCCATGGTCTTTGCATTTGCCCCGCCCGCAGTTGTGGAACTGGGCCAGGCCAACGGGTTTGATTTTCAGCTTCTGGACCGGGGCGGCATCGGTCATCGTGCGCTCATGGCCTCCCGGAATCAGTTGATGGGCATGATTGCAAAAGACCCAAGGCTCACCCGGGTCCGTCCCAACGGCCTTGAAGATGTGCCCGAGTACCGGATTGATGTGGACTGGGAAAAGGCAGGCGCCCTTGGGGTGGCCATTACCACCATCAACAGAACCATTTCAGCGGCATTCGGCAGCGCCTATGTCAATGATTTTATCCAGGCAGGACGGGTAAAACGGGTCTTTGTCCAGGCAGATGCCCCTTTCCGCCGCCTGCCCAAAGATTTGGAAAAACTTTACGTTCGCAATACCGCAGGTAAAATGGTGCCCTTTTCCGCCTTTGCCACTGGCCATTGGACCTCGGGTTCCCCAAAACTGGAACGGTTCAACGGATTTCCCTCGATGAACATCTGGGGAGAGGCAGCTTCGGGCACAAGTTCTGGTGAGGCCATGACCGCCATGGAAGAGGCTGTGGCACGGCTGCCCCGGGGCGTCGGGTTTGACTGGACCGGGCTCTCTTACCAGGAACGGATGTCCGGGTCCCAGGCACCCTTGCTCTACGGGTTTTCCATTCTGGTGATTTTTTTGTGCCTGGCCGCCTTGTACGAAAGCTGGCCCATTCCCATTTCGATTCTCATGACCCTTCCTCTGGGCGTGATCGGCGGGGTTATTGCCTCGTCCATGAATGGCCTGCCCAACGATGTCTACTTTCAGATCGGGCTTTTAACCATTCTGGGGCTGACCACTAAAAATGCCATTCTCATTGTCCAGTTTGCAAGATCCCGGGTGGACGAGGGGCTGGGGCTGGTTGAGGCCACCCTTGAAGGGGCAAAACTGAGGCTGCGCCCCATCATCATGACTTCCCTGGCATTTGGATTCGGGGTGCTTCCCCTGGCCCTGGCCAGCGGAGCCGGGGCCGGTGCCCAGAGAGCCATCGGCATCGGGGTCCTCGGCGGGGTGGTGACCTCTACCCTATTGGTGATTCTTTTTGCACCTTTGTTTTACGTCATGATCTATAAACTTTTCGGCAAGCACAGGGGAAAGGTTTCCATGGCCCATAACCCAGATGAGCAGGGTAAAGACATAAACAAGACAGGGGTGTAG
- a CDS encoding PBP1A family penicillin-binding protein, protein MKPFVFFGSAIRTLFFLALFALALGLVLGGGLVLTVSQDLPKLPTPLNRIIETPQSLIYASNGQVLIALGERKAISLDMVSPDFLNAIVATEDHLFFDHHGINKLRTLKGLYITLFKPGQVQGASTITQQLAKNLFFSFEKSWYRKFKELLVALQIEAANTKEEILEAYVNQIHFGAGTQGIEKAAQTFFGKSAIDLDLAEASLLAGLPKSPSQYNPFTHYDRALARRSVVLGRMTALGFISAQEAKTIDLTRPMLHQGRRDARTGSYFLDALIHDLIQAYGEDVVFHGGIKVYSTLDPRLQAMAETSMTKELDRLDTMMGLALDAPEKPQGALVAIDTASGGVKAMVGGRNYYLSEFNRAIKARRQPGSGFKPFLYYAAFQGKGYHPATRVVDRPVSIPVAGAPDWSPENFEHRYGGPMILKQALISSVNTIAAQLVEQIGPEAVIDVAKACGVKSPLENVYSVALGTSGVTVFDMAASFSVFANLGVRRPPFLFWRIEDARGRVIFEHIVKESRVLDPALAFQVVDMMSGVVDTGSGRTVRKLGFKRPAAGKTGTTDNYNDAWFTGFTPSLSSSVWVGFDRKKMLKNKRGGGITGGRGAVPIWTDFMGRALAGEPVRGFGVPSNIRFETVDGVTGCPVVPILDPGSQRGIPEQGPGQNHGVHTLKVAMKTGQSLCSEDKNAPPP, encoded by the coding sequence TTGAAACCTTTTGTTTTTTTTGGGTCTGCCATCCGCACCCTTTTTTTTCTGGCGTTGTTTGCTCTGGCACTTGGATTGGTTTTGGGCGGGGGGCTGGTCCTGACGGTGTCACAGGATCTGCCGAAACTGCCCACACCCTTGAACCGGATTATTGAAACGCCCCAGAGTCTTATTTATGCGTCCAACGGCCAGGTGCTCATCGCTCTTGGAGAACGAAAAGCAATTTCCCTGGATATGGTTTCCCCTGATTTTCTCAATGCCATTGTGGCCACTGAAGATCATTTGTTTTTTGATCACCACGGGATCAATAAATTGAGAACCCTGAAAGGTTTGTACATTACCCTGTTCAAGCCGGGCCAGGTTCAGGGGGCTTCGACCATCACCCAGCAATTGGCGAAAAATCTGTTTTTCAGCTTTGAAAAATCCTGGTATCGCAAGTTCAAAGAACTGCTGGTGGCACTGCAGATAGAAGCGGCCAATACCAAGGAAGAAATTCTTGAGGCCTATGTTAATCAGATCCATTTTGGGGCAGGGACCCAAGGAATTGAAAAAGCGGCCCAGACCTTTTTTGGAAAATCCGCCATTGACCTGGATCTGGCCGAGGCCTCTCTTTTGGCCGGCCTGCCCAAGTCTCCCAGCCAATACAATCCGTTCACCCATTATGATCGGGCCCTTGCCAGAAGATCGGTGGTTCTGGGGCGGATGACTGCCCTGGGATTTATTTCCGCCCAAGAGGCTAAAACCATTGATTTAACCCGGCCCATGCTTCATCAGGGAAGGCGAGATGCCAGAACCGGCAGTTATTTTCTGGACGCATTGATTCATGATTTGATCCAGGCCTATGGCGAAGATGTGGTGTTCCACGGTGGGATAAAGGTGTATTCCACCCTGGATCCGAGGCTTCAGGCCATGGCGGAAACCTCGATGACCAAAGAGCTTGACCGTTTGGATACTATGATGGGGCTTGCTTTGGATGCACCAGAAAAACCCCAAGGCGCACTTGTGGCCATTGACACGGCCAGCGGCGGGGTCAAGGCCATGGTCGGGGGAAGAAATTATTATCTAAGCGAGTTTAACCGGGCCATAAAGGCCCGGCGTCAGCCGGGAAGCGGGTTTAAACCCTTTCTTTACTATGCTGCCTTTCAAGGGAAAGGGTATCATCCTGCCACCCGGGTGGTTGACAGACCGGTCTCGATTCCTGTTGCAGGTGCCCCGGACTGGTCGCCTGAAAATTTTGAACACCGTTATGGCGGCCCCATGATTTTGAAACAGGCCCTGATTTCATCGGTAAATACCATTGCCGCCCAATTGGTTGAGCAGATTGGGCCGGAGGCTGTGATTGATGTGGCCAAGGCCTGTGGCGTTAAGAGTCCTCTGGAAAACGTCTATTCAGTGGCCCTTGGCACCTCCGGGGTAACGGTTTTTGATATGGCGGCAAGCTTTTCTGTTTTTGCCAACCTGGGAGTTCGCCGGCCGCCTTTTTTATTCTGGCGGATCGAGGATGCCAGGGGCCGGGTGATTTTTGAACATATTGTCAAAGAGTCCAGGGTGCTTGATCCTGCCCTGGCATTCCAGGTGGTGGACATGATGTCAGGGGTGGTGGACACAGGTTCCGGACGAACGGTGCGCAAACTGGGGTTTAAGCGGCCTGCCGCCGGGAAAACAGGAACAACGGATAATTATAATGATGCCTGGTTTACCGGGTTTACCCCTTCCTTGTCCTCTTCTGTCTGGGTCGGATTTGACCGGAAAAAAATGCTTAAAAACAAAAGAGGGGGCGGGATTACAGGGGGCCGGGGGGCTGTTCCCATATGGACGGATTTCATGGGCCGGGCGCTTGCAGGCGAACCTGTAAGGGGGTTTGGGGTGCCCTCCAATATTCGGTTTGAAACCGTGGATGGTGTCACAGGATGTCCCGTGGTCCCGATTCTTGACCCAGGTTCCCAGAGGGGGATTCCGGAACAAGGGCCAGGCCAGAATCATGGGGTCCACACATTGAAGGTGGCCATGAAAACAGGCCAGTCATTATGCTCGGAGGATAAAAATGCGCCGCCTCCTTAG
- a CDS encoding zinc-ribbon domain-containing protein — protein MMNITCPHCKTKLNLPDDKILKDRNASFKCLRCRESVPIRASQGSIPAEPLPGVKPTGTFQGGDLDQALVCMSLSNTRERVAEGIQQAGFFVDIPENSSQALKQLEYRIYPLIVVDEAFDRDNKMAGHLIEMDMSVRRKICLVKICSGVETGNAMAVLHSSVNFVIQSRDLEQGDDALIREMLVRAMADHNICTPSITIP, from the coding sequence ATGATGAATATCACATGCCCGCACTGCAAAACAAAATTAAACCTGCCCGACGATAAAATTCTAAAAGACCGGAACGCCTCATTTAAATGCCTTCGATGCCGGGAATCGGTTCCCATAAGAGCATCCCAGGGCTCAATACCGGCAGAGCCCTTGCCCGGGGTGAAGCCGACCGGAACATTTCAAGGGGGCGACCTTGACCAGGCCCTGGTCTGCATGTCTTTGTCCAATACCCGGGAAAGGGTTGCCGAAGGGATTCAGCAGGCCGGTTTTTTTGTTGATATTCCTGAAAACTCATCCCAGGCGCTCAAGCAGCTTGAATATCGGATTTATCCGTTGATCGTGGTGGATGAAGCCTTTGATAGGGACAATAAAATGGCAGGTCACTTGATAGAGATGGATATGTCTGTCCGCCGTAAAATATGCCTGGTGAAGATCTGTTCGGGGGTTGAAACGGGAAATGCCATGGCAGTCCTTCATTCAAGCGTTAATTTTGTGATCCAGTCCAGGGATCTGGAACAGGGAGATGATGCCCTGATCCGGGAGATGTTGGTCAGGGCCATGGCTGACCACAATATCTGTACACCATCTATAACGATTCCATGA
- a CDS encoding SPOR domain-containing protein: MRRLLRHFSVRFWLLTLMALPLSFWSLPWLKTWFETVPVLLIFAGLFVLMGICLGLGLDFLGTARLKSLVREGELWEHAGIMARAEKKYIQALGMFDSVWVSPWAGRRCEPILTRALGRFFLNGGSRHPGFRMAADFSLRANPGDKTLAMLWLARSGAAGRADGQVQSVLTALADAHYDDPDMALALVGPFLDLGRVDYSARRLYQGFFDGPDVVEKDGAGALKEIRARIDTLVGDHEMRSGQHLSLKSDPAAAPVFGKYQTGTGQGLDEIEIQRELGPDSLGQVSGQPVSVSARIKGRIKRCWAAISGVLSQIKQGGVTRFKQIRKKEKLGLYFRAGVMGLMGIWLIFFVFTTLSHMFKSTQPPGQKIHVLIPKKLTIQVAAYLKLVHAERYAASLKDKGIEAHIKKTKGGGKTWYLVRVSSFTDKKTAADFGNRLKDQKIIEDFFVSNK, encoded by the coding sequence ATGCGCCGCCTCCTTAGACATTTCAGCGTGAGATTCTGGCTGTTAACCCTGATGGCCCTGCCACTCTCTTTCTGGTCCCTGCCCTGGCTGAAAACCTGGTTTGAAACGGTCCCGGTTCTTTTAATATTTGCCGGCCTATTTGTTTTGATGGGCATCTGCCTGGGGCTGGGTTTGGATTTTCTGGGCACTGCCCGGTTAAAAAGCCTGGTACGGGAGGGAGAACTCTGGGAGCATGCCGGTATCATGGCCCGTGCTGAAAAAAAATACATCCAGGCCCTTGGCATGTTTGACAGCGTCTGGGTATCCCCCTGGGCCGGTCGAAGATGCGAACCTATTCTGACCCGTGCGCTTGGGCGGTTTTTTTTGAATGGGGGAAGTCGGCATCCGGGATTTAGGATGGCAGCTGATTTTAGCCTTAGGGCCAATCCCGGGGACAAAACCCTGGCAATGCTCTGGCTGGCCCGTTCCGGTGCTGCGGGCAGGGCTGACGGTCAGGTTCAGTCGGTGTTGACGGCCCTGGCCGATGCCCATTATGATGATCCTGATATGGCATTGGCATTGGTCGGTCCGTTTTTGGACCTTGGCCGGGTGGATTATTCTGCCAGGCGGCTTTACCAGGGCTTTTTTGATGGGCCTGACGTTGTAGAAAAGGATGGGGCAGGGGCTTTAAAAGAGATCCGGGCCAGGATTGATACCCTTGTCGGGGACCATGAAATGCGGTCCGGGCAGCATCTTTCGTTGAAATCTGACCCGGCCGCGGCCCCGGTTTTTGGGAAATATCAGACTGGGACGGGTCAGGGGCTGGATGAGATTGAGATTCAAAGGGAGCTGGGCCCAGACTCTCTCGGTCAGGTGTCCGGGCAGCCAGTGTCGGTATCAGCCCGTATCAAAGGGCGTATTAAACGATGTTGGGCGGCAATCAGTGGCGTTCTGAGCCAGATCAAGCAAGGGGGGGTGACCCGATTTAAACAGATCCGGAAAAAAGAAAAATTAGGCCTGTATTTTCGGGCCGGAGTCATGGGACTGATGGGGATCTGGCTGATTTTTTTTGTTTTTACCACCCTTTCCCATATGTTCAAGTCCACCCAGCCGCCCGGACAAAAGATCCATGTTTTGATTCCAAAAAAACTGACCATTCAGGTGGCCGCCTATCTCAAGCTCGTCCATGCAGAGCGTTATGCCGCAAGCCTAAAAGACAAAGGGATAGAGGCACACATTAAAAAAACCAAAGGCGGGGGTAAAACCTGGTATCTTGTGCGGGTCTCCTCATTTACAGACAAAAAAACTGCAGCAGATTTTGGAAACCGCCTTAAAGATCAAAAGATTATTGAAGATTTTTTTGTGAGCAATAAATAA
- a CDS encoding CerR family C-terminal domain-containing protein has protein sequence MAKRGDGKETRKRLLNAACKMFSQNGYTKTRVADICKQACANQASINYYFKDKAGLYIESWQYSVDRFGETLFADMEGCSPQEQLQKYIQNLMNKFTDTGEKGAFSRLYMMELVNPTGLIQDAWYDKIQPNRQKLHQIIQNIMGQTPDRETLIFCELNISSQCRSLLTINPRDMAYFLGQPLDQDLINRMADHITQFSIAGIKALGKTIKPKAP, from the coding sequence ATGGCAAAAAGGGGAGATGGCAAAGAAACCCGTAAACGACTGTTAAACGCAGCCTGTAAAATGTTTTCCCAAAACGGATACACCAAGACGCGGGTGGCGGATATCTGCAAGCAAGCCTGCGCCAACCAGGCATCAATCAACTATTATTTCAAAGATAAAGCAGGGCTTTATATTGAGTCCTGGCAATATTCAGTTGACCGATTTGGAGAGACTCTATTTGCCGACATGGAGGGTTGTTCTCCCCAGGAACAGCTTCAAAAATATATTCAAAACCTGATGAACAAGTTCACCGATACCGGAGAAAAAGGCGCTTTCAGCCGGCTTTATATGATGGAACTGGTCAATCCCACCGGACTGATCCAGGATGCCTGGTACGATAAAATCCAACCCAACCGGCAAAAACTTCACCAGATTATCCAAAACATCATGGGACAAACCCCGGACCGTGAAACCCTTATATTCTGCGAACTGAACATTTCAAGTCAATGCCGGAGCCTGCTGACCATCAATCCCAGGGACATGGCCTATTTTTTGGGCCAGCCCCTTGACCAGGACTTAATCAACCGAATGGCAGATCATATCACCCAATTTTCCATTGCAGGAATCAAGGCGCTGGGAAAAACTATCAAGCCCAAAGCGCCTTAA